The stretch of DNA TGACCTCCGTCACCGGCATTCTCAACATGGATGCGGTGGACTTCGAAAGTTATTCCTACGGCGGATACATCCCCGGCCCCAATGGCACCCGCCTGCCGGGCGGGGCCGGTTCGTCCGACCCGATCAACAAGCTGGAGCAATACACGCAGGAACTGCGGCTCGCCTCGGACAATGACGGGGCGTTCAACTTCATGCTCGGCGCCTTCTACGAAGACCGAACGATCACCTTCGACACCGCGCAGCAGGGCGTGAACATCTCGTTCCTGGGGCCCGATCCGGTAACCGGCTTCACCTATGACTGGGACAAGACCCACCTCACCAAGACCGAAGCCCTGTCGTTCTTCGGCAGCGTGATGTTCGACATTACCGAACAGCTCGAACTGTCGGGCGGGATCCGCTGGACCGACGAGCAGAAGGTGCAGACCATCAGCGTGCCTTACCTGCACACCTTCCTGCAGGGCCCGGGCTTCGTTCCGCCGGGTTTCTTCTCGGGCCCGATCAACTTCGCCGACGACAATTTCTCGCCCGAAGTGACGCTGAAATATCAGGCGAGCGACGATTTCAACGTGTTCGCCTCGTTCAAGACCGGCTTCAAGTCGGGCGGGATCGACAATTCGGCCCTGCCTTCCAACAGCCTCAGCCAAGCGGCGCTGTCGGGTGATTTCAGCTCGCTGATCTTCAAGTCCGAAGAGGCGATCGGCGGCGAAGTGGGCTTCAAATCGCAGTTCTCGAACCGCGACGTGACGCTCAACGTCACCGCCTACCAATATGTGTTCAAGGATCTGCAGGTGCAGAACTTCAACGCGCAGACGGTGCAGTTCATCACCAGCAACGCGGGTGAGCTGACCACCAAGGGCGTCGATCTGGAAGCCAAGTGGCGCACCCCGGTCGACGGGCTGAGCTTCTCTTCGAACATCTCCTATCTCGACGCCAAATATACCGACGATTTCCTCCAGCCCGGTGGGCAAGGCGGCGTCATCAACCTCAAGGGCCGGCGTGGTAGCCAGGCACCCGAATGGTCTGGCAACGTCGCCGCCGACTGGGCGATCCCGCTCAGCGACAGTCTCGAGCTGTTCCTGTCGGGCAACGCCGCCTACAACGATGGCTACATCACCGACGAAACCTCGCTCAACGACTATGTCCAGCCGAGTTTCTGGATGTTCGACGCCAACGTTTCGATCGGGCACCCGGATGGCAACTGGAAGCTGTCGCTGGTGGGCCAGAACCTCACCGACAAGATCATCGTCATCACCTCGGGCGGGCGGCCGTTCCTTTCGGCGGCGGGTGACGACGTCTTCCTCACCCAGAACCGCGGTCGGCAGATCTTCGCGGAGGTCAGCTTCCGCTTCTGACCTGCGTCCAACAGGGGAACACGCAGGGGGCGGGCCAGCGATGGTCCGCCCCTTTCGCTTTGCCAAAAGTGATCATTGCCGCTGCGGGAGCGAAAGCGGATGCTCACCGGCAAACGACATCCTGGGAGAAACGGCAATGTCACGCGAAACGCTGGTCGAAATGACCCGCAATCTGGTCGCCCACGGCGCGGCGGACACGATGGAATATGCGGACGACGTGGTTCGCATTCCGGCCAGCGCCTATACCGATCCCGATGTGTTCGAGGAGGAGAAGCGCAAGATCTTCCGCCGCCTGCCGCTGATGGTCGCGCCTTCGTGCGAGCTTCCCAATCCCGGCGACTTCAAGGCGATGGATATCTGCGGCGTGCCACTGCTGCTGAGCCGCCAGAAGGACGGCAGCATGGGCGCCTTCCTCAACATGTGCACGCACCGGGGCAATCCGCTGGCCGCCGGCTGCGGCAATGCCAGCCGCTTTACTTGCGGCTATCACGGCTGGACCTTCAAGGCCGACGGCGACCTGATTGGCATCGCCAGCCCGCAGGATTTCGGGCGTATCGACAAGAGCCAGCACTGCCTCACCAAATTCCCGGTCTATGAAAGCGCGGGATTGATCTGGGTGACGCTCGACCCGCATTCGAAGCTGTCCATCGCCGACTATCTGTGCGGCTATGACGCGCTGCTCAAGGCCTTCGAATTCGAGGGCTGGACCCTGTTCGCCCAGCGCACGCTTGCTGGGCCGAACTGGAAGACGGCGTATGACGGCTATCTCGATTTCTACCATTTGCCGGTGCTGCACAAGGATACCTTCGGCGCGGATTTCTACAACCGCGCCAATTACTTCGCCTTCGGCCCGCACCAGCACCTTTCCACCCCGTCGCAGTTCGCGATCAAGGTGCAGGGGGATGATGACCAGCAGATGGACCTCGCCGCCATGGCCGACGACGACCTGCCGCAGGAGGTGCTGGTGCAGGGCGTGTGGACGATCTTCCCGCATATCTCCATCGCCAGCTTCTACGGCGGCGGCCAGCGCGGGGCGATGATCAGCCAGCTGTTTCCCGGCGCGGAAGTAGGCGAGAGCACCACCACCCAGTTCTACGTCATGGAAAACCAGCCCGAGACCCCCGAGCAGGTCCAGGCCGCGCACGACCAGTTCAACTTCCTCGAAGTGGTGGTGCGGGATGAAGACTACGCCACCGGCAAGCGCCAGCAGCAGGCGCTCGCCTCGGGCCTGATGAAAGAAGTGCTGTTCGGCAAGAACGAGAAGGGCGGGCAGGTCTTTCACCAATGGGTCGAGCGCCTCACCCGTGCGAGCGACGAGGATCTGGTCGCGATCTTCGCCGCCGAACAGCGGCAGGCCGCAGAGTAGCCATTCACGCCAGCGCCGCGGCCATGTGATCCGCGTGGGTCGAAGCGCTCAAGCGGTGTTGACACCGGTATCATTCCTTGCGAGCATCCCGGCATTGTCAATCGGGAGAGAGCCATGCTTGCAATGAAAGGCACCTTGCGCGCCGTGGCGCTGGGCGCAGGCATGTTGATGGCCTCGGCGGCACAGGCCGAGCCGCTTGCCTGCAACCCCGCCGCCGACGATCCTGCATTGGCACCCGGCTCCCAGCCGAAGTTTGCCAATGTTCTCAGGGGCAGCCGCTATCTTCAGATCGACACCGACGGCGAGTCCTCCGGGGTGCCCGCCTGCCTCGAAAAGGAGGCGATGCTCGACGGGCGCTATGTCCCGGACAACTGGCACCTTGTCGATCGCAACATGCATTTCGGCTTTACCGGCGGGCAATCCTCCTACCGGGTCGAGCTTCGGGGGGAGAGCTTTGCCGGCGATCAGCCCCGCCGGTTTCTGTCCAAGGTCAAGCTCGCCCGCACCGCAAAGGTGGCGAGCAGCTACACCATCGCGCAGGTCTTCAGCGAGAGCGAACGCAAGCCGATCCTGCGCGTCGCGGTAATCGCGTCGCGCAAGCACGAGGGCAAGACCTACGCGAATTACCTCTGGGCGATCTACCGCTTCGGAGTAGGCGATGGCCAATCGCGCTTCGTGCCGCTGGGCCCCGCCGTCAAGACCTTCGAAGCGCTCGATATCGCCTATAACGAAGCCGGTCAGATCCGCGTAACCTATGGCACGGCCAGCGCGACCTTCGATCAGGATTTCGGGTTTTGGAACGATGCAGGCAAGCAGGTCTATTTCAAGGCCGGATGCTATCTGCAAGCCAGCGGCGATTGCAGCGTGACTTTTTCGAGCCTGAAATTCGGCGGGTAAACCGCCGTCCTAATTTCACTCAACCCATCAACCGGTAGCGGCGGGACGACGGGGTTTCGCCCGCCATCCCGCTGATGCCCTCGGCGATCAGAACTTCGCCCGCACGCCAATCGACAGGCGACGCTCCGACAGGGCGTAGCTGTTGAGGGCGATGGGATTGAAGTTGCTGATCTCGACCGTAGCGGACTCCCGCGGCAGCAGGTTCTGGCCGAGCAGTTGCAGAGTCACGCCCTTCATCAGGTCGAAACCGATCTGCGCATCGAGCTGCGCGTTGGCGGCGATCACGTCGGGCCGCCCTTGCGTGAATTCGAACACCGCATCATCGCGCCAGTTATAGGCGACACGGGCCGAGACCGGGCCCTTCTCGTAGAGCGCGACGAGGTTGTAACTGTGCCGCGATGTTGCCACCAGCGGGAACCCCGAACTGTCCTCGCTATCGGCGAAGGTGTAGTTGGCGATCACGCCCAGCCCGTCGAGCGGCGAGGGCAGGAAATCGAGGAACTGCGTGATCCCGGCCTCGAAGCCCTTCACCTTGGCGCTGGCGATGTTGAACGGGCGCGAGGTCTGCACGGTCAGCAGCGTGTTCTCGAACAGCACGTCTTCCTGAATCGTGCCGACCGAGATCGCATCCTTCACATCCTTGTAGAACACCGCCGCCGAAATCAGGTTCGATCCACCGGTATAATATTCGAACGAGATGTCGAAGTTGGTCGAGATCGGCGGCGTGAGATCGGCGTTGCCCCCACCCGAGGTGAGGTTGGTGGGATTGATGAAGGTGCTGGGCGCCAGATCGGCTAGGCCCGCGCGCTGCATCGTCTGCGACCCCGCGATGCGCACCAGAAAGTCGTCGGTTACATTGACGACAAGATTGGCGCTGGGCAGCACGTTGGTGAAGCTGTTGGTATCGCGCGTCGGCACCAGCAGATTGCCCGGCAGCATGGTGAGAGTGTTGGCCTCGAAATCGGTCAGGCTCACGCGCACCCCGGCGTTGAACTTGGCAGGCCTGCCGAACAGTTCGAATTCGGCATTGCCCATGACATAGCCGGTGTAGGTCTGCTCCTGCAGGTCGAAATCGCGCGGCGCGTTACGTGCGAAGCCCATCGGCCCATCGCCCGGCTCGCTGGTCAGCACGCGGTCCAGCAGGAAATCGCGATCGGGGAAGAAGGTCGCGAATTCGCGCGGGAAATCGCCCGGAATGCTGCCGAGGAAATTGGGATCGCCTGGCACAAGGAACGGCGTCAATTCGGCACGGGTTGCAAGGCCGCGGCTGCGGAACGAGGTCTGGTCGGCGCGCAGATCGACGTAGCGCACCCCGGTGGTGATGACGAAACCATCGGTAACGTCGAACCCGAAATCGACCCGCGCGGCATATTCCTCGAGATTGCCGGGAAGCTGGTTGGCGCGCAGCGTCAGGTTGCCCGAGGTGGGGTAGTTGTAGACGCCGGGATCGCTCAGGCTGAACGGCGTGCCCGCCGGGCGCGCAAGGCTGAGGCTCGGCACCGTGCCATCGCGAAAATCGAAAGTACCGATGATGTTGCTCGGCGTATCGAGCACCACGACCTCGATTTCCTGCCGCAGGGTGCCGCGCGAATAATAGGCGTCGACATCGATGGTGATTCCGGCATCGCTGTCATAGGCGGCGTTGAAGCCCACCAGCAGGTTGTCGGTCGGATCGCTGCGGTGCTGGTTCTGCACGCGCACCCGCCCGGTCGCCTCGGCCGCGACGATGTACTGGAACCCGTCGAATTCCTGATACACCGGATTGCGGAAGTTGAGGTTCTGGTTGGTCGGCAGAACGAAGGTCACCGCCTGATTCAAACGCTCGTTGGCGACGCGCGAATAGAGCGCATCGGCGGTCAGCGTCAGGTTGTCGGTCGGCTTCCACTGGATCGCCCCGCTGACCCCCCAGCGGGTACGGTCGATCAGCACGTTTTCATATTGCAGCTGCAAGGGCGCGAGGCGGTTGGTCGCGGTCGCATCGCCATTGTTGCGCTGGAGGAAGTTGTTGCGTTCGAACAGTTGCAGCTGCGAGGTGCGCTTCTGGTATTCGCCCGACAGCAGGATGCCGAACTGGTCGTCTGCGCCGAAAGTGGTGGTGACAAGACCCTGAAAAGCCGGTTCGAATTCCTCGGACTCGTCGGAATAGGTGCCGCGCGCGCTCAGCGAGATCGTCGGCTTGCGGAAATCGAATGGCTTGGGGGTCTTGAGGTTCACCGTCCCGCCGAGGCCGCCTTCGACCTGGCTGGCGATCGAGGACTTGGCGACCTCCAGCCGCCCGAACAGCGAGGACGGCACGGCATCGAGGCCCGAAGAGCGCCCGAGATTGTCGTTTTCCGGGGGCGAGACCCGGCCCGACCAGCCCAGCAGCGTCCGTCCATCGACTTCGACGCGCACTTGTTGCAGGCCGCGGATGTTGACCGCCTGACCTTCGCCGAACACGCGGGTGATCTGCACCCCGGTAACGCGCTGGAGCGCTTCGGCGACGTTGTCGTCGGGCAGCTTGCCGACATCCTCGGCGGTGATCACATCGAGCACCTGATCGGCATCGCGCTTGACCTGCGCGGCCTTGCGCAGCGAATCGCGAATGCCCGAGACGATGATGTCATTGCTGTTGATCTCATCCGCATCGGTATCGACCTGAGCCGGATCGTCCGGTTGCTGGGACTGGGCCCGAGCCGGAGCCGCGATCATGACCGCGAGGCAAGCGACCGAGCTCATCAGTCTGATTGAGTTGCGCATTTCACTCTCCCTGTTTTGATACCGGTGTCATCACCGTGTTATGCCATTGATCAAGGTGCGTTGCTGATGATCTTCAAGGTGTTACATTGTGGCGCGAGCAAGCTTTGGTGACAGAATGTGGATTGCCAGAACGGCGGCGAAATAGACCGTGGTGCAGATCGCGAAGATGATCGAATAGTCGCCGCCGGTGGCATCGAGCACCAGCCCGGTCGACTTCGCCATGATCATCCCGCCGATCCCGCCCATGAACCCGCCGAGCCCGATGACGGAGCCGACCGCGCGCTTGGGAAACATATCGGGCGGCAGGGACAGGAGGTTGGTCGAAAAGGCCTGATGCCCGGCCAGTGCCAGCCCGATCAGCAGCACCGCCAGCCACATGTTTTCGAGGCCCGAGACGAACAGCAGCGGGATCACGCAGGCGCCCGCGCACAGCATCGTGACCTTGCGCGCGAAGTTGACCGACCGGCCGCGCTGGATCAACCGCGAGGACAGCCAACCCCCGGCGATGCTGCCGACGTCCGACAGCAGATACATCGCGATCATCGGCAGCAACACCACCTTGAGATCGACATTGTAGGTCGAGCTGAAATAGCTCGGCAGCCAGAACAGCATAAGGAACCAGACCGGGTCGGTCAGGAACTTGCCGAGCGCGAAGGCCCAGGCCTCGCGCTTGCCGATCAGGGCGCCCCAGCCGATCTGTTCGACCGATTCGGGCGGATCGTGCTCGATCCAGGCCAGCTCGGCCTCGCTCACCCGGCCGCTCTGGCGCGGGGCGGAATAGACCGACCACCAGATCGTCGCGAGCGCCACGCCGAACAGCCCGGTGTAGATGAACGTCTCGCGCCAGCCCCAGCCCAGCACTTCCATGCACAGCCACAGCGTCGGCGCGGTCAGGATCACGCCGATGGTGGTCGCGGAGTTGACCCAGCCGATCGCGTAGGCGCGTTCCTTCTGCGGGAACCATTCGCTGCTCGCCCTGACCACCGAGGGAAAATGCCCCGCCTCGCCCACGCCCAGCACCACGCGCGCCGACATGAAGGCGATGATCGAGCTGGCGAAACCGTGCGCGGCATGGCCGACCGTCCAGATGCCGATGGCGATGGCATAGCCGATGCGCGGGCCGACCTTGTCGATCAGCCAGCCCATGAACAGGAAGCCGAAGGCGTAGGCGAACTGGAAGGCGGTGACGATGTTGCCGTAATCATCCTCGGCCCAGCCGAGTTCGCGCGCGAGTTCGGGCTTGAGCAGGCCGAGCATCGTGCGGTCGATGTAATTGACCGTGGTGGCCAGAAACAGCAGCGCCACGAT from Porphyrobacter sp. YT40 encodes:
- a CDS encoding TonB-dependent receptor, whose protein sequence is MNTRRARIASGVRPSGLHRALLCGAALSGLAAMPQAAFAQDSADEAETPEEERVIVVQARRQNESLQEVPVTVTAIGGETLQRYNIDQVADVTSRVPTLNVQVGGSGSGGQLSLRGVGSSNISAAFDSAVAFEYDGVVVSTMRMVQAGFFDVEQIDVLRGPQSLFFGKSATAGVLSLRSANPTSTWEVGMRANYEFEEKGYLLNGYISGPLTDTLGIRLAAQFNDIDEFQLAQPGSPAVNQKRGLTDFIGRLTLDWQPSDMFRANFKLQYTKNENDGALGTGEVSCGANGIADPVFLLQGAVQLPAGYDCNVFDQRYYFTDTAGPLAGGVPTPSKAAGRNGVPFGETEIWFGRLQWELDLSETLKLTSVTGILNMDAVDFESYSYGGYIPGPNGTRLPGGAGSSDPINKLEQYTQELRLASDNDGAFNFMLGAFYEDRTITFDTAQQGVNISFLGPDPVTGFTYDWDKTHLTKTEALSFFGSVMFDITEQLELSGGIRWTDEQKVQTISVPYLHTFLQGPGFVPPGFFSGPINFADDNFSPEVTLKYQASDDFNVFASFKTGFKSGGIDNSALPSNSLSQAALSGDFSSLIFKSEEAIGGEVGFKSQFSNRDVTLNVTAYQYVFKDLQVQNFNAQTVQFITSNAGELTTKGVDLEAKWRTPVDGLSFSSNISYLDAKYTDDFLQPGGQGGVINLKGRRGSQAPEWSGNVAADWAIPLSDSLELFLSGNAAYNDGYITDETSLNDYVQPSFWMFDANVSIGHPDGNWKLSLVGQNLTDKIIVITSGGRPFLSAAGDDVFLTQNRGRQIFAEVSFRF
- a CDS encoding aromatic ring-hydroxylating dioxygenase subunit alpha; its protein translation is MSRETLVEMTRNLVAHGAADTMEYADDVVRIPASAYTDPDVFEEEKRKIFRRLPLMVAPSCELPNPGDFKAMDICGVPLLLSRQKDGSMGAFLNMCTHRGNPLAAGCGNASRFTCGYHGWTFKADGDLIGIASPQDFGRIDKSQHCLTKFPVYESAGLIWVTLDPHSKLSIADYLCGYDALLKAFEFEGWTLFAQRTLAGPNWKTAYDGYLDFYHLPVLHKDTFGADFYNRANYFAFGPHQHLSTPSQFAIKVQGDDDQQMDLAAMADDDLPQEVLVQGVWTIFPHISIASFYGGGQRGAMISQLFPGAEVGESTTTQFYVMENQPETPEQVQAAHDQFNFLEVVVRDEDYATGKRQQQALASGLMKEVLFGKNEKGGQVFHQWVERLTRASDEDLVAIFAAEQRQAAE
- a CDS encoding polysaccharide lyase family 7 protein: MLAMKGTLRAVALGAGMLMASAAQAEPLACNPAADDPALAPGSQPKFANVLRGSRYLQIDTDGESSGVPACLEKEAMLDGRYVPDNWHLVDRNMHFGFTGGQSSYRVELRGESFAGDQPRRFLSKVKLARTAKVASSYTIAQVFSESERKPILRVAVIASRKHEGKTYANYLWAIYRFGVGDGQSRFVPLGPAVKTFEALDIAYNEAGQIRVTYGTASATFDQDFGFWNDAGKQVYFKAGCYLQASGDCSVTFSSLKFGG
- a CDS encoding TonB-dependent receptor, translating into MRNSIRLMSSVACLAVMIAAPARAQSQQPDDPAQVDTDADEINSNDIIVSGIRDSLRKAAQVKRDADQVLDVITAEDVGKLPDDNVAEALQRVTGVQITRVFGEGQAVNIRGLQQVRVEVDGRTLLGWSGRVSPPENDNLGRSSGLDAVPSSLFGRLEVAKSSIASQVEGGLGGTVNLKTPKPFDFRKPTISLSARGTYSDESEEFEPAFQGLVTTTFGADDQFGILLSGEYQKRTSQLQLFERNNFLQRNNGDATATNRLAPLQLQYENVLIDRTRWGVSGAIQWKPTDNLTLTADALYSRVANERLNQAVTFVLPTNQNLNFRNPVYQEFDGFQYIVAAEATGRVRVQNQHRSDPTDNLLVGFNAAYDSDAGITIDVDAYYSRGTLRQEIEVVVLDTPSNIIGTFDFRDGTVPSLSLARPAGTPFSLSDPGVYNYPTSGNLTLRANQLPGNLEEYAARVDFGFDVTDGFVITTGVRYVDLRADQTSFRSRGLATRAELTPFLVPGDPNFLGSIPGDFPREFATFFPDRDFLLDRVLTSEPGDGPMGFARNAPRDFDLQEQTYTGYVMGNAEFELFGRPAKFNAGVRVSLTDFEANTLTMLPGNLLVPTRDTNSFTNVLPSANLVVNVTDDFLVRIAGSQTMQRAGLADLAPSTFINPTNLTSGGGNADLTPPISTNFDISFEYYTGGSNLISAAVFYKDVKDAISVGTIQEDVLFENTLLTVQTSRPFNIASAKVKGFEAGITQFLDFLPSPLDGLGVIANYTFADSEDSSGFPLVATSRHSYNLVALYEKGPVSARVAYNWRDDAVFEFTQGRPDVIAANAQLDAQIGFDLMKGVTLQLLGQNLLPRESATVEISNFNPIALNSYALSERRLSIGVRAKF
- a CDS encoding MFS transporter, which codes for MTAAGLAASAATGLQGVRAAAGRYRWLIVALLFLATTVNYIDRTMLGLLKPELARELGWAEDDYGNIVTAFQFAYAFGFLFMGWLIDKVGPRIGYAIAIGIWTVGHAAHGFASSIIAFMSARVVLGVGEAGHFPSVVRASSEWFPQKERAYAIGWVNSATTIGVILTAPTLWLCMEVLGWGWRETFIYTGLFGVALATIWWSVYSAPRQSGRVSEAELAWIEHDPPESVEQIGWGALIGKREAWAFALGKFLTDPVWFLMLFWLPSYFSSTYNVDLKVVLLPMIAMYLLSDVGSIAGGWLSSRLIQRGRSVNFARKVTMLCAGACVIPLLFVSGLENMWLAVLLIGLALAGHQAFSTNLLSLPPDMFPKRAVGSVIGLGGFMGGIGGMIMAKSTGLVLDATGGDYSIIFAICTTVYFAAVLAIHILSPKLARATM